One window from the genome of Poecilia reticulata strain Guanapo linkage group LG9, Guppy_female_1.0+MT, whole genome shotgun sequence encodes:
- the LOC103469817 gene encoding putative ankyrin repeat domain-containing protein 31 isoform X4 — MNESGGVCNASNEAEMDDEEAMLSDQESVSLLQDLPPFQSRSSAVSGSHEIKNKPEMNQQKRGKPESCRSEKSASSSRSAKVPTKKKLHKRNEKGENLLHKACRRKDLPQVLMLLKAGISVNMEDYAGWTPLHEACASGDESVVEELLRAGANVNAQSCDGVTPLHDAVNCGHHQIVKLLLDNGSIPAYQKVSGKSLLDMAEDRSMKELLISFHTSCEGQRKSGKGATRCEEPDAHPRESGDAGGESTDVQLKRFRSVQSSSEAVSALLEDAKRKQAEMSTWPLKDLKDVGRYKKVLLQTQNVLMDVLTKQRLEKSDLTHKFRVVSHHLCHRVLKSQFLSLASNQRHLVQLLQKQMQLEATFTTAKSKISAQSLNHQASIAAPSLPELQSEEAVSWRNCPQTRAALQFFSKMKGKNALIQRGANDDGGGLRQLVQSGVLPKGSDLHLTLKGEQHVAQVLSGGVIMSKGKSYRAPEFWLESILGNNIPVSSIYALNKVTFREKPLSYYVLNSEAKQNLSNIRLQDNKDDSTEPEPSPESVDPYELLRRIRVIHLVTPEEMIPNALMDLYWEKLMKQDQVEFDNWELEL; from the exons ATGAATGAAAGCGGTGGCGTTTG TAACGCTTCTAATGAGGCTGAGATGGATGATGAAGAGGCGATGCTTTCGGACCAGGAATCTGTCAGTTTGCTGCAGGATCTTCCTCCTTTCCAAAGCAGATCATCTGCTGTTTCAGGTTCTCatgagattaaaaacaaaccgGAGATGAATCAGCAGAAAAGAGGGAAACCGGAGTCCTGCAGAAGTGAAAAGTCTGCGTCTTCATCACGGTCAG CAAAAGTTCCAACTAAAAAGAAGCTTCACAAGAGAAACGAGAAGGGAGAGAATCTTCTTCACAAAGCATGCCGGAGAAAAGATCTGCCTCAAGTCCTGATGCTCCTTAAGGCCGGAATCAGCGTCAACATGGAGGACTATGCAG GATGGACCCCTCTGCATGAGGCCTGCGCTTCTGGAGACGAGTCTgtggtggaggagctgctgagggcCGGAGCTAATGTTAACGCTCAGAGCTGTGACGGCGTCACGCCGCTGCATGACGCTGTTAACTGTGGACACCACCAG ATTGTGAAGCTCCTCCTTGACAACGGATCGATCCCTGCCTACCAGAAAGTTAGTGGAAAAAGTTTGCTGGACATGGCCGAGGACAGGAGTATGAAAGAGCTGCTCATAAGTTTCCACACATCCTGTGAGGGCCAGAGGAAGTCCGGCAAGGGGGCAACACGATGCGAAGAACCAG ACGCTCATCCAAGAGAGTCGGGTGATGCAGGCGGAGAATCTACTGATGTTCAGCTGAAACGG TTCAGATCAGTTCAGAGCAGTTCAGAGGCGGTTTCAGCGCTTCTGGAGGATGCTAAGAGGAAACAAGCAGAAATGTCAACTTGGCCTCTGAAAGATCTCAAGGATGTTG GGAGatacaaaaaagttttgttgcAGACCCAAAACGTTCTGATGGACGTTCTCACCAAGCAGCGTTTGGAGAAGAGCGATCTGACCCACAAATTCAG GGTTGTGTCTCACCATCTTTGCCATCGAGTCCTGAAAAGTCAGTTCTTGTCTCTGGCTTCAAATCAGAGACATTTGGTGCAACTCCTCCAGAAACAAATGCAACTGGAAGCAACTTTCACTACAGCAAAGTCTAAAATTTCAGCTCAGTCCTTGAATCATCAAGCCAGCATTGCTGCTCCCAGTCTCCCTGAGCTGCAGAGTGAGGAAGCCGTTAGCTGGAGAAACTGTCCACAAACCAGAGCCGCTTTGCAATTTTTCTCCAAGATGAAAGGAAAGAATGCGCTGATACAAAGAGGGGCTAACGATGATGGTGGAGGTCTGCGTCAGCTCGTACAGAGCGGCGTGTTGCCCAAGGGCAGCGATTTACATCTGACATTAAAG GGTGAGCAGCATGTTGCGCAGGTTCTCTCTGGTGGCGTAATAATGAGCAAAGGGAAGTCGTATCGGGCTCCAGAGTTCTGGCTGGAGTCCATTCTGGGTAATAACATCCCTGTCAGCTCCATTTACGCTCTGAACAAG GTGACTTTCAGAGAAAAACCCTTGTCTTACTACGTGCTAAACTCAGAGGCCAAACAAAATCTGTCCAACATCCGTCTTCAGGACAACAAAGATGATTCTACTGAACCGGAGCCGAGTCCAG AATCAGTGGACCCATATGAGCTCTTACGAAGAATTCGTGTCATCCATTTGGTGACCCCTGAGGAGATGATTCCAAACGCTCTGATGGATTTGTACTGGGAAAAGCTCATGAAGCAAGACCAAGTAGAGTTTGACAACTGGGAGCTGGAACTCTAA
- the LOC103470633 gene encoding retinoic acid receptor responder protein 3-like: MDSTERQEPPKEPITDKNGDEPKPGDLIEIFRNVYEHWAVYVGDGYVVHLLGPDGNFSSFSTINLPMGKNNILKQKLLEVVSSDEWHINNILDQEKQPRPAHIIVDQANKLVSTTRSYNVVDYNCEHFATELRYGDAESQQVEDALKIGLGVTGVSLALGVVIVALLVWKTNRSTSN; encoded by the exons ATGGACTCTACAGAACGCc AAGAACCTCCAAAGGAACCAATCACTGACAAG AACGGAGATGAACCGAAGCCTGGAGACCTGATTGAGATTTTCCGTAACGTCTATGAACACTGGGCTGTGTACGTTGGTGACGGCTACGTCGTCCATCTGCTGGGACCGGACG GAAATTTCTCGTCGTTCAGCACCATCAACCTTCCAATGGGGAAGAACAACATTCtgaagcagaagctgctggaggtGGTTTCCTCAGACGAGTGGCACATCAACAACATCCTAGACCAGGAGAAGCAGCCGCGCCCCGCACACATCATCGTGGACCAAGCCAACAAACTCGTCAGCACAACTCGATCGTACAACGTCGTCGACTACAACTGTGAACATTTTGCCACTGAGCTGCGCTACGGAGACGCCGAGTCCCAGCAG GTAGAAGATGCTCTGAAGATTGGACTTGGTGTGACTGGAGTCTCTTTAGCTTTGGGAGTCGTGATTGTAGCTTTGCTAGTTTGGAAAACTAACCGGTCAACCAGTAACTGA
- the LOC103469817 gene encoding putative ankyrin repeat domain-containing protein 31 isoform X3, which translates to MNESGGVCNASNEAEMDDEEAMLSDQESVSLLQDLPPFQSRSSAVSGSHEIKNKPEMNQQKRGKPESCRSEKSASSSRSAKVPTKKKLHKRNEKGENLLHKACRRKDLPQVLMLLKAGISVNMEDYAGWTPLHEACASGDESVVEELLRAGANVNAQSCDGVTPLHDAVNCGHHQIVKLLLDNGSIPAYQKVSGKSLLDMAEDRSMKELLISFHTSCEGQRKSGKGATRCEEPDAHPRESGDAGGESTDVQLKRVNNFRSVQSSSEAVSALLEDAKRKQAEMSTWPLKDLKDVGRYKKVLLQTQNVLMDVLTKQRLEKSDLTHKFRVVSHHLCHRVLKSQFLSLASNQRHLVQLLQKQMQLEATFTTAKSKISAQSLNHQASIAAPSLPELQSEEAVSWRNCPQTRAALQFFSKMKGKNALIQRGANDDGGGLRQLVQSGVLPKGSDLHLTLKGEQHVAQVLSGGVIMSKGKSYRAPEFWLESILGNNIPVSSIYALNKVTFREKPLSYYVLNSEAKQNLSNIRLQDNKDDSTEPEPSPESVDPYELLRRIRVIHLVTPEEMIPNALMDLYWEKLMKQDQVEFDNWELEL; encoded by the exons ATGAATGAAAGCGGTGGCGTTTG TAACGCTTCTAATGAGGCTGAGATGGATGATGAAGAGGCGATGCTTTCGGACCAGGAATCTGTCAGTTTGCTGCAGGATCTTCCTCCTTTCCAAAGCAGATCATCTGCTGTTTCAGGTTCTCatgagattaaaaacaaaccgGAGATGAATCAGCAGAAAAGAGGGAAACCGGAGTCCTGCAGAAGTGAAAAGTCTGCGTCTTCATCACGGTCAG CAAAAGTTCCAACTAAAAAGAAGCTTCACAAGAGAAACGAGAAGGGAGAGAATCTTCTTCACAAAGCATGCCGGAGAAAAGATCTGCCTCAAGTCCTGATGCTCCTTAAGGCCGGAATCAGCGTCAACATGGAGGACTATGCAG GATGGACCCCTCTGCATGAGGCCTGCGCTTCTGGAGACGAGTCTgtggtggaggagctgctgagggcCGGAGCTAATGTTAACGCTCAGAGCTGTGACGGCGTCACGCCGCTGCATGACGCTGTTAACTGTGGACACCACCAG ATTGTGAAGCTCCTCCTTGACAACGGATCGATCCCTGCCTACCAGAAAGTTAGTGGAAAAAGTTTGCTGGACATGGCCGAGGACAGGAGTATGAAAGAGCTGCTCATAAGTTTCCACACATCCTGTGAGGGCCAGAGGAAGTCCGGCAAGGGGGCAACACGATGCGAAGAACCAG ACGCTCATCCAAGAGAGTCGGGTGATGCAGGCGGAGAATCTACTGATGTTCAGCTGAAACGGGTAAATAAT TTCAGATCAGTTCAGAGCAGTTCAGAGGCGGTTTCAGCGCTTCTGGAGGATGCTAAGAGGAAACAAGCAGAAATGTCAACTTGGCCTCTGAAAGATCTCAAGGATGTTG GGAGatacaaaaaagttttgttgcAGACCCAAAACGTTCTGATGGACGTTCTCACCAAGCAGCGTTTGGAGAAGAGCGATCTGACCCACAAATTCAG GGTTGTGTCTCACCATCTTTGCCATCGAGTCCTGAAAAGTCAGTTCTTGTCTCTGGCTTCAAATCAGAGACATTTGGTGCAACTCCTCCAGAAACAAATGCAACTGGAAGCAACTTTCACTACAGCAAAGTCTAAAATTTCAGCTCAGTCCTTGAATCATCAAGCCAGCATTGCTGCTCCCAGTCTCCCTGAGCTGCAGAGTGAGGAAGCCGTTAGCTGGAGAAACTGTCCACAAACCAGAGCCGCTTTGCAATTTTTCTCCAAGATGAAAGGAAAGAATGCGCTGATACAAAGAGGGGCTAACGATGATGGTGGAGGTCTGCGTCAGCTCGTACAGAGCGGCGTGTTGCCCAAGGGCAGCGATTTACATCTGACATTAAAG GGTGAGCAGCATGTTGCGCAGGTTCTCTCTGGTGGCGTAATAATGAGCAAAGGGAAGTCGTATCGGGCTCCAGAGTTCTGGCTGGAGTCCATTCTGGGTAATAACATCCCTGTCAGCTCCATTTACGCTCTGAACAAG GTGACTTTCAGAGAAAAACCCTTGTCTTACTACGTGCTAAACTCAGAGGCCAAACAAAATCTGTCCAACATCCGTCTTCAGGACAACAAAGATGATTCTACTGAACCGGAGCCGAGTCCAG AATCAGTGGACCCATATGAGCTCTTACGAAGAATTCGTGTCATCCATTTGGTGACCCCTGAGGAGATGATTCCAAACGCTCTGATGGATTTGTACTGGGAAAAGCTCATGAAGCAAGACCAAGTAGAGTTTGACAACTGGGAGCTGGAACTCTAA
- the LOC103469817 gene encoding putative ankyrin repeat domain-containing protein 31 isoform X1 yields MNESGGVCNASNEAEMDDEEAMLSDQESVSLLQDLPPFQSRSSAVSGSHEIKNKPEMNQQKRGKPESCRSEKSASSSRSAKVPTKKKLHKRNEKGENLLHKACRRKDLPQVLMLLKAGISVNMEDYAGWTPLHEACASGDESVVEELLRAGANVNAQSCDGVTPLHDAVNCGHHQIVKLLLDNGSIPAYQKVSGKSLLDMAEDRSMKELLISFHTSCEGQRKSGKGATRCEEPVVSVSDAHPRESGDAGGESTDVQLKRVNNFRSVQSSSEAVSALLEDAKRKQAEMSTWPLKDLKDVGRYKKVLLQTQNVLMDVLTKQRLEKSDLTHKFRVVSHHLCHRVLKSQFLSLASNQRHLVQLLQKQMQLEATFTTAKSKISAQSLNHQASIAAPSLPELQSEEAVSWRNCPQTRAALQFFSKMKGKNALIQRGANDDGGGLRQLVQSGVLPKGSDLHLTLKGEQHVAQVLSGGVIMSKGKSYRAPEFWLESILGNNIPVSSIYALNKVTFREKPLSYYVLNSEAKQNLSNIRLQDNKDDSTEPEPSPESVDPYELLRRIRVIHLVTPEEMIPNALMDLYWEKLMKQDQVEFDNWELEL; encoded by the exons ATGAATGAAAGCGGTGGCGTTTG TAACGCTTCTAATGAGGCTGAGATGGATGATGAAGAGGCGATGCTTTCGGACCAGGAATCTGTCAGTTTGCTGCAGGATCTTCCTCCTTTCCAAAGCAGATCATCTGCTGTTTCAGGTTCTCatgagattaaaaacaaaccgGAGATGAATCAGCAGAAAAGAGGGAAACCGGAGTCCTGCAGAAGTGAAAAGTCTGCGTCTTCATCACGGTCAG CAAAAGTTCCAACTAAAAAGAAGCTTCACAAGAGAAACGAGAAGGGAGAGAATCTTCTTCACAAAGCATGCCGGAGAAAAGATCTGCCTCAAGTCCTGATGCTCCTTAAGGCCGGAATCAGCGTCAACATGGAGGACTATGCAG GATGGACCCCTCTGCATGAGGCCTGCGCTTCTGGAGACGAGTCTgtggtggaggagctgctgagggcCGGAGCTAATGTTAACGCTCAGAGCTGTGACGGCGTCACGCCGCTGCATGACGCTGTTAACTGTGGACACCACCAG ATTGTGAAGCTCCTCCTTGACAACGGATCGATCCCTGCCTACCAGAAAGTTAGTGGAAAAAGTTTGCTGGACATGGCCGAGGACAGGAGTATGAAAGAGCTGCTCATAAGTTTCCACACATCCTGTGAGGGCCAGAGGAAGTCCGGCAAGGGGGCAACACGATGCGAAGAACCAG ttgtgaGTGTTTCAGACGCTCATCCAAGAGAGTCGGGTGATGCAGGCGGAGAATCTACTGATGTTCAGCTGAAACGGGTAAATAAT TTCAGATCAGTTCAGAGCAGTTCAGAGGCGGTTTCAGCGCTTCTGGAGGATGCTAAGAGGAAACAAGCAGAAATGTCAACTTGGCCTCTGAAAGATCTCAAGGATGTTG GGAGatacaaaaaagttttgttgcAGACCCAAAACGTTCTGATGGACGTTCTCACCAAGCAGCGTTTGGAGAAGAGCGATCTGACCCACAAATTCAG GGTTGTGTCTCACCATCTTTGCCATCGAGTCCTGAAAAGTCAGTTCTTGTCTCTGGCTTCAAATCAGAGACATTTGGTGCAACTCCTCCAGAAACAAATGCAACTGGAAGCAACTTTCACTACAGCAAAGTCTAAAATTTCAGCTCAGTCCTTGAATCATCAAGCCAGCATTGCTGCTCCCAGTCTCCCTGAGCTGCAGAGTGAGGAAGCCGTTAGCTGGAGAAACTGTCCACAAACCAGAGCCGCTTTGCAATTTTTCTCCAAGATGAAAGGAAAGAATGCGCTGATACAAAGAGGGGCTAACGATGATGGTGGAGGTCTGCGTCAGCTCGTACAGAGCGGCGTGTTGCCCAAGGGCAGCGATTTACATCTGACATTAAAG GGTGAGCAGCATGTTGCGCAGGTTCTCTCTGGTGGCGTAATAATGAGCAAAGGGAAGTCGTATCGGGCTCCAGAGTTCTGGCTGGAGTCCATTCTGGGTAATAACATCCCTGTCAGCTCCATTTACGCTCTGAACAAG GTGACTTTCAGAGAAAAACCCTTGTCTTACTACGTGCTAAACTCAGAGGCCAAACAAAATCTGTCCAACATCCGTCTTCAGGACAACAAAGATGATTCTACTGAACCGGAGCCGAGTCCAG AATCAGTGGACCCATATGAGCTCTTACGAAGAATTCGTGTCATCCATTTGGTGACCCCTGAGGAGATGATTCCAAACGCTCTGATGGATTTGTACTGGGAAAAGCTCATGAAGCAAGACCAAGTAGAGTTTGACAACTGGGAGCTGGAACTCTAA
- the LOC103469817 gene encoding putative ankyrin repeat domain-containing protein 31 isoform X2: MNESGGVCNASNEAEMDDEEAMLSDQESVSLLQDLPPFQSRSSAVSGSHEIKNKPEMNQQKRGKPESCRSEKSASSSRSAKVPTKKKLHKRNEKGENLLHKACRRKDLPQVLMLLKAGISVNMEDYAGWTPLHEACASGDESVVEELLRAGANVNAQSCDGVTPLHDAVNCGHHQIVKLLLDNGSIPAYQKVSGKSLLDMAEDRSMKELLISFHTSCEGQRKSGKGATRCEEPVVSVSDAHPRESGDAGGESTDVQLKRFRSVQSSSEAVSALLEDAKRKQAEMSTWPLKDLKDVGRYKKVLLQTQNVLMDVLTKQRLEKSDLTHKFRVVSHHLCHRVLKSQFLSLASNQRHLVQLLQKQMQLEATFTTAKSKISAQSLNHQASIAAPSLPELQSEEAVSWRNCPQTRAALQFFSKMKGKNALIQRGANDDGGGLRQLVQSGVLPKGSDLHLTLKGEQHVAQVLSGGVIMSKGKSYRAPEFWLESILGNNIPVSSIYALNKVTFREKPLSYYVLNSEAKQNLSNIRLQDNKDDSTEPEPSPESVDPYELLRRIRVIHLVTPEEMIPNALMDLYWEKLMKQDQVEFDNWELEL, from the exons ATGAATGAAAGCGGTGGCGTTTG TAACGCTTCTAATGAGGCTGAGATGGATGATGAAGAGGCGATGCTTTCGGACCAGGAATCTGTCAGTTTGCTGCAGGATCTTCCTCCTTTCCAAAGCAGATCATCTGCTGTTTCAGGTTCTCatgagattaaaaacaaaccgGAGATGAATCAGCAGAAAAGAGGGAAACCGGAGTCCTGCAGAAGTGAAAAGTCTGCGTCTTCATCACGGTCAG CAAAAGTTCCAACTAAAAAGAAGCTTCACAAGAGAAACGAGAAGGGAGAGAATCTTCTTCACAAAGCATGCCGGAGAAAAGATCTGCCTCAAGTCCTGATGCTCCTTAAGGCCGGAATCAGCGTCAACATGGAGGACTATGCAG GATGGACCCCTCTGCATGAGGCCTGCGCTTCTGGAGACGAGTCTgtggtggaggagctgctgagggcCGGAGCTAATGTTAACGCTCAGAGCTGTGACGGCGTCACGCCGCTGCATGACGCTGTTAACTGTGGACACCACCAG ATTGTGAAGCTCCTCCTTGACAACGGATCGATCCCTGCCTACCAGAAAGTTAGTGGAAAAAGTTTGCTGGACATGGCCGAGGACAGGAGTATGAAAGAGCTGCTCATAAGTTTCCACACATCCTGTGAGGGCCAGAGGAAGTCCGGCAAGGGGGCAACACGATGCGAAGAACCAG ttgtgaGTGTTTCAGACGCTCATCCAAGAGAGTCGGGTGATGCAGGCGGAGAATCTACTGATGTTCAGCTGAAACGG TTCAGATCAGTTCAGAGCAGTTCAGAGGCGGTTTCAGCGCTTCTGGAGGATGCTAAGAGGAAACAAGCAGAAATGTCAACTTGGCCTCTGAAAGATCTCAAGGATGTTG GGAGatacaaaaaagttttgttgcAGACCCAAAACGTTCTGATGGACGTTCTCACCAAGCAGCGTTTGGAGAAGAGCGATCTGACCCACAAATTCAG GGTTGTGTCTCACCATCTTTGCCATCGAGTCCTGAAAAGTCAGTTCTTGTCTCTGGCTTCAAATCAGAGACATTTGGTGCAACTCCTCCAGAAACAAATGCAACTGGAAGCAACTTTCACTACAGCAAAGTCTAAAATTTCAGCTCAGTCCTTGAATCATCAAGCCAGCATTGCTGCTCCCAGTCTCCCTGAGCTGCAGAGTGAGGAAGCCGTTAGCTGGAGAAACTGTCCACAAACCAGAGCCGCTTTGCAATTTTTCTCCAAGATGAAAGGAAAGAATGCGCTGATACAAAGAGGGGCTAACGATGATGGTGGAGGTCTGCGTCAGCTCGTACAGAGCGGCGTGTTGCCCAAGGGCAGCGATTTACATCTGACATTAAAG GGTGAGCAGCATGTTGCGCAGGTTCTCTCTGGTGGCGTAATAATGAGCAAAGGGAAGTCGTATCGGGCTCCAGAGTTCTGGCTGGAGTCCATTCTGGGTAATAACATCCCTGTCAGCTCCATTTACGCTCTGAACAAG GTGACTTTCAGAGAAAAACCCTTGTCTTACTACGTGCTAAACTCAGAGGCCAAACAAAATCTGTCCAACATCCGTCTTCAGGACAACAAAGATGATTCTACTGAACCGGAGCCGAGTCCAG AATCAGTGGACCCATATGAGCTCTTACGAAGAATTCGTGTCATCCATTTGGTGACCCCTGAGGAGATGATTCCAAACGCTCTGATGGATTTGTACTGGGAAAAGCTCATGAAGCAAGACCAAGTAGAGTTTGACAACTGGGAGCTGGAACTCTAA